Proteins found in one Eretmochelys imbricata isolate rEreImb1 chromosome 9, rEreImb1.hap1, whole genome shotgun sequence genomic segment:
- the SLC33A1 gene encoding acetyl-coenzyme A transporter 1 isoform X2: MSPTISYKDSSRQRRPGGYHQSMDMEIKPPPPALYMDNHTARPGEDDTEALLQGFNSPSYMVSRGYRAELGSILLLLFLYVLQGIPLGLAGSIPFILQSKNVSYKDQAFFSFVFWPFSLKLLWAPLVDAVYFKSFGRRKSWLVPTQYILGFFMMYLSTQVDFLLGDVEGKSPDVVALTVTFFLFEFLAATQDIAVDGWALTMLSRENVGYASTCNSVGQTAGYFLGNVLFLALESPSFCNKYLRFQPQPKGIVTLSDFLFFWGAVFLITTTLVALLKKENKEVTPSKEETKGITDTYKLLFSIVRMPAVLTFCILILTAKVGFSAADAVTGLKLVEEGVPKEHLALLAVPIVPLQIILPLIISKYTAGPQPLNTFYKAMPFRLLIGLEFAVLVWWTPKVQHEGGFPIYYYIVVLLSYALHQITLYSMYVAIMAFNAKVSDPLIGGTYMTLLNTVSNLGGNWPATVALWLVDPLTVKECIGAQEQSCGTTAAAEGC; the protein is encoded by the exons ATGAGCCCAACCATCTCTTACAAGGACAGCAGCCGGCAGCGCCGGCCTGGTGGCTACCACCAGTCCATGGACATGGAGATTAAGCCTCCACCACCAGCTCTGTACATGGATAATCACACTGCGAGACCAGGAGAAGATGACACAGAGGCACTGCTCCAGGGATTTAACTCACCATCCTACATGGTATCCCGGGGATATCGGGCAGAACTGGGTAGTATCCTGCTCCTCCTTTTTCTGTATGTACTACAGGGTATCCCATTGGGGCTGGCAGGCAGCATCCCATTCATCTTGCAGAGCAAGAATGTCAGCTATAAGGACCAGGCTTTTTTCAGCTTTGTCTTTTGGCCTTTCAGTCTCAAGCTGCTCTGGGCCCCATTGGTGGATGCAGTCTACTTCAAGAGCTTTGGCCGCCGCAAGTCCTGGCTTGTGCCCACTCAGTACATCCTGGGGTTTTTTATGATGTACCTGTCCACACAGGTAGACTTCCTTTTAGGCGATGTGGAGGGCAAGAGTCCTGATGTGGTGGCCCTCACTGtgactttctttttgtttgaGTTCCTGGCTGCCACACAGGACATTGCTGTGGATGGCTGGGCACTGACTATGTTGTCCCGAGAAAATGTGGGCTATGCTTCCACTTGTAACTCTGTTGGCCAAACAGCTGGTTATTTCTTGGGAAATGTCTTGTTCTTGGCCCTTGAATCTCCCTCCTTCTGTAACAAATATTTGAGGTTCCAACCTCAACCCAAAGGAATTGTTACCCTTTCAG ATTTCCTATTTTTCTGGGGAGCTGTCTTCTTAATAACTACTACTTTAGTTGCCCtcttgaaaaaggaaaacaaggaaGTAACACCATcaaaagaagaaacaaagggCATTACTGATACGTACAAACTGCTCTTCTCGATAGTAAGAATGCCAGCAGTTCTTACTTTCTGTATCCTGATTTTAACAGCAAAA GTTGGCTTCTCAGCAGCAGATGCAGTAACAGGACTTAAATTGGTGGAAGAAGGAGTACCTAAAGAACACTTAGCTCTACTAGCTGTTCCAATAGTACCTTTACAGATAATATTGCCTCTGATCATCAGCAAATACACAGCAGGTCCACAGCCACTGAACACATTTTACAAAGCCATGCCTTTTAG GTTACTGATAGGCTTGGAATTTGCTGTTTTGGTTTGGTGGACTCCTAAAGTACAACATGAAGGAGGATTTCCTATCTATTACTATATTGTGGTGTTGCTGAGTTATGCTTTACATCAG atTACGTTATACAGCATGTATGTTGCTATAATGGCTTTCAATGCCAAAGTTAGTGATCCATTGATTGGAGGAACATATATGACACTTCTAAACACTGTGTCGAATCTGGGAGGAAACTGGCCTGCTACGGTAGCTCTTTGGCTTGTTGATCCACTTACAGTGAAAGAGTGTATAGGCGCACAGGAACAGAGTTGTGGAActacagctgctgcagaa GGTTGTTGA
- the SLC33A1 gene encoding acetyl-coenzyme A transporter 1 isoform X1: MSPTISYKDSSRQRRPGGYHQSMDMEIKPPPPALYMDNHTARPGEDDTEALLQGFNSPSYMVSRGYRAELGSILLLLFLYVLQGIPLGLAGSIPFILQSKNVSYKDQAFFSFVFWPFSLKLLWAPLVDAVYFKSFGRRKSWLVPTQYILGFFMMYLSTQVDFLLGDVEGKSPDVVALTVTFFLFEFLAATQDIAVDGWALTMLSRENVGYASTCNSVGQTAGYFLGNVLFLALESPSFCNKYLRFQPQPKGIVTLSDFLFFWGAVFLITTTLVALLKKENKEVTPSKEETKGITDTYKLLFSIVRMPAVLTFCILILTAKVGFSAADAVTGLKLVEEGVPKEHLALLAVPIVPLQIILPLIISKYTAGPQPLNTFYKAMPFRLLIGLEFAVLVWWTPKVQHEGGFPIYYYIVVLLSYALHQITLYSMYVAIMAFNAKVSDPLIGGTYMTLLNTVSNLGGNWPATVALWLVDPLTVKECIGAQEQSCGTTAAAEHCTELGGSCVTMLDGYYVESIICVALGFFWWFLLGSKLKKLQDEGQSSWKCKRTN; this comes from the exons ATGAGCCCAACCATCTCTTACAAGGACAGCAGCCGGCAGCGCCGGCCTGGTGGCTACCACCAGTCCATGGACATGGAGATTAAGCCTCCACCACCAGCTCTGTACATGGATAATCACACTGCGAGACCAGGAGAAGATGACACAGAGGCACTGCTCCAGGGATTTAACTCACCATCCTACATGGTATCCCGGGGATATCGGGCAGAACTGGGTAGTATCCTGCTCCTCCTTTTTCTGTATGTACTACAGGGTATCCCATTGGGGCTGGCAGGCAGCATCCCATTCATCTTGCAGAGCAAGAATGTCAGCTATAAGGACCAGGCTTTTTTCAGCTTTGTCTTTTGGCCTTTCAGTCTCAAGCTGCTCTGGGCCCCATTGGTGGATGCAGTCTACTTCAAGAGCTTTGGCCGCCGCAAGTCCTGGCTTGTGCCCACTCAGTACATCCTGGGGTTTTTTATGATGTACCTGTCCACACAGGTAGACTTCCTTTTAGGCGATGTGGAGGGCAAGAGTCCTGATGTGGTGGCCCTCACTGtgactttctttttgtttgaGTTCCTGGCTGCCACACAGGACATTGCTGTGGATGGCTGGGCACTGACTATGTTGTCCCGAGAAAATGTGGGCTATGCTTCCACTTGTAACTCTGTTGGCCAAACAGCTGGTTATTTCTTGGGAAATGTCTTGTTCTTGGCCCTTGAATCTCCCTCCTTCTGTAACAAATATTTGAGGTTCCAACCTCAACCCAAAGGAATTGTTACCCTTTCAG ATTTCCTATTTTTCTGGGGAGCTGTCTTCTTAATAACTACTACTTTAGTTGCCCtcttgaaaaaggaaaacaaggaaGTAACACCATcaaaagaagaaacaaagggCATTACTGATACGTACAAACTGCTCTTCTCGATAGTAAGAATGCCAGCAGTTCTTACTTTCTGTATCCTGATTTTAACAGCAAAA GTTGGCTTCTCAGCAGCAGATGCAGTAACAGGACTTAAATTGGTGGAAGAAGGAGTACCTAAAGAACACTTAGCTCTACTAGCTGTTCCAATAGTACCTTTACAGATAATATTGCCTCTGATCATCAGCAAATACACAGCAGGTCCACAGCCACTGAACACATTTTACAAAGCCATGCCTTTTAG GTTACTGATAGGCTTGGAATTTGCTGTTTTGGTTTGGTGGACTCCTAAAGTACAACATGAAGGAGGATTTCCTATCTATTACTATATTGTGGTGTTGCTGAGTTATGCTTTACATCAG atTACGTTATACAGCATGTATGTTGCTATAATGGCTTTCAATGCCAAAGTTAGTGATCCATTGATTGGAGGAACATATATGACACTTCTAAACACTGTGTCGAATCTGGGAGGAAACTGGCCTGCTACGGTAGCTCTTTGGCTTGTTGATCCACTTACAGTGAAAGAGTGTATAGGCGCACAGGAACAGAGTTGTGGAActacagctgctgcagaa CACTGTACAGAACTTggtggttcttgtgttacgatgCTGGATGGTTATTATGTAGAATCCATAATCTGCGTTGCTCTGGGATTTTTCTGGTGGTTCCTCCTTGGGTCAAAACTTAAAAAGCTGCAAGATGAAGGACAATCTTCATGGAAATGCAAGAGGACCAACTGA